In Plasmodium gaboni strain SY75 chromosome 8, whole genome shotgun sequence, one DNA window encodes the following:
- a CDS encoding karyopherin alpha produces the protein MDRRIEARRKEFKKNCDDTRRKREDLVVQIRKQTRECQLESKRAMVMANIGFEENNTYNLNYAKGNQNDSTNDSIYNTSSNNSSNTLEMLKKIPTLAIGVRSNEYVTQLNSTRELRKLLSIEKGPPIQEVINSGVVPYIVEFLKYDDKTDLQFEAAWVITNIASGSQEQTKVVIDNNAVPHLVRLLSSEKEDVCEQAVWALGNIAGDSAECREYVLNQNSLPLLLKILRTSHKRTLIRNAAWTLSNLCRGKPAPKFEIVSKALPTLAALIYNDDEEILTDACWTLSYLSDGSNENINSVLDAGVAERVVELLSHCSFLVQTPALRTVGNIVTGDDLQTDVVVKLGAVQKLSCLLNSSKKSIKKEACWALSNITAGNISQIQAVIDNNVIPQLINILMKEDFEVRKEAAWAISNASSGGSELQIEYLVECGAIHSLSNLLDVEDANIISVTLEGLENILEMGENKKLRDNLPANPYVHLFEECDSVHKIDALQDRKVDNICNKAWKILYKYFPFVINNELNNAQIPLNNVFANTDDAVLNKDFTFD, from the coding sequence ATGGATAGGAGAATAGAAGCTAGAAGaaaagaatttaaaaagaattgTGATGACACAAGAAGGAAAAGAGAAGATTTAGTAGTTCAGATAAGAAAACAAACAAGAGAATGTCAATTAGAAAGTAAAAGAGCTATGGTAATGGCTAATATAGGATTTGAAGAgaataatacatataacCTTAATTACGCAAAAGGAAATCAAAATGATTCAACTAATGATTCCATATATAACACTTCATCAAATAATAGTTCAAACACATTAGAAATGTTAAAGAAAATTCCCACATTAGCTATAGGTGTAAGATCTAATGAATATGTAACACAATTAAATAGTACAAGGGAATtaagaaaattattatctataGAAAAAGGGCCACCAATACAAGAAGTTATAAATTCAGGTGTTGTTCCTTATATTGTagaatttttaaaatatgatgataaaacTGATTTACAATTTGAAGCAGCTTGGGTTATAACTAATATTGCATCAGGATCACAAGAACAAACTAAGGTAGTCATTGATAATAATGCTGTTCCTCATCTTGTTAGATTATTAAGTAGTGAAAAAGAAGATGTGTGTGAACAAGCTGTTTGGGCTTTAGGAAATATTGCAGGAGATTCTGCTGAATGTAGAGAATATGTTTTAAATCAAAATTCATTaccattattattaaaaattttacGAACTAGCCATAAAAGAACTTTAATAAGAAATGCTGCATGGACTTTATCTAACTTATGTAGAGGTAAACCTGCACCAAAATTTGAAATAGTTTCCAAGGCTTTACCAACATTAGCTGccttaatatataatgatgatgaagaaataTTGACAGATGCCTGCTGGACCCTTTCCTATTTATCAGATGGTtcaaatgaaaatattaattctGTATTAGATGCAGGAGTAGCAGAAAGAGTAGTAGAATTATTAAGTCATTGCTCCTTCTTAGTTCAAACACCTGCATTAAGAACTGTTGGGAATATTGTTACAGGAGATGATTTACAAACAGATGTAGTTGTAAAATTAGGAGCAGTTCAAAAATTATCTTGTTTACTTAATTCTTCaaaaaaaagtattaaaaaagaagcATGTTGGGCTCTTTCCAATATAACTGCAGGTAATATTTCACAAATACAAGCAGTTATAGATAATAACGTTATTCCACAacttattaatatattaatgaaaGAAGATTTTGAAGTGAGAAAAGAAGCTGCATGGGCTATTTCCAATGCATCTTCAGGAGGATCCGAATTACAAATTGAATATCTTGTAGAATGTGGCGCTATACATTCTCTTTCTAATTTACTAGATGTTGAAGATGCTAATATAATATCAGTTACTTTAGAGGGattagaaaatattttagaaatgggagaaaataaaaaattaagagATAACTTACCAGCAAATCCATATGTACATTTATTTGAAGAATGTGATAGTGTTCATAAAATTGATGCTCTACAAGACAGGAAAGttgataatatttgtaataaagcatggaaaatattatacaaatatttcCCATTCgttattaataatgaattGAATAATGCACAAATTCCATTAAATAACGTCTTTGCAAATACTGATGATGCAGTTTTAAATAAGGATTTTACATTTGATTAA
- a CDS encoding putative RNA-binding protein, which yields MFFNFSRKKKSEERLEEERSNTCEETEQVEETSNNKRGRKQKEKDEKVKSVEDNLDEEYDVGKNKTQEKKKRKYTRKTGATATTNTTTTTTTKRGRKSKKEKDEDIEENEKKNEIKDENVNNIGKSDDNEEKDNKENNDENDEIKITEELKDKDAKASALTLEILGDIPDADMKPPENILFVCKLNPVTEEEDLKIIFSRFGNIKSCKIIKDKVTNNSLQYGFIEFEKKEDCLNAYFEMDNVVIDDRRIHVDFCQSLSKYKNEYLKDNMNSDNVNNKKQKWDEATCKKEENNEDNIRVFKYESDHNNKEHNNDRNKRRDSKEDLENLKYKKYDNDNKRNYFSKYKYDKDNNYNNNDRKFSHHYYRNSSYKYKNSNNHNFMHSKNQYYRKNLNYYDNKNKYYKNVHNTAIGKRNYSPSDMIKRNNYNRRNSRSLSTRDRRTRAEGNIKDYDRYKKKEHEHKNTQEHMNNDQKKQNDDEISNYENKTNDEHKTNEESYKRSIEGSQKSDNLKNNKVSKSASKSYDKPELYDVDYNDDISDYEKEKNTRNEKGSQSNSTFKISSRRSNRRASQNSSINNKEEHESYTKKESNKYYENKKRKYNDYDKKDNSNYKYPVKDYDNDRKGKYPSFADEDRNYKRRNYEDKYADKYRDKFPDKYRDKFSDKYYNNNNMRKYSKYNDGYVGDNKKFSKREDHFNYYDEKNKYNKHDLYDKEYYKKRKFTNYNTYNNNDNYHNKDFKSYREEKKNTNYHGTDDNKNYHHTDDFHKSYKHKDSKINDDHINISSKYPPNNDYRKPYDNVKDKMPYYSKHNRMSQKQDDYKYADNYKSKYNNKSYEDRRLTNHRDRSLDQEKDYKYSRNNKDDNYHNLNKKDKRRNHSKSFSESRYDYSNKYNDRKKSYKNDKYEKKVKTNNKNHDSPNERNSISISKDSYTNNKKKNSYTLKTESVKSFVSRE from the coding sequence atgttttttaatttttcaagaaagaaaaaaagtGAAGAGAGACTTGAAGAAGAAAGAAGTAATACATGTGAAGAGACTGAACAAGTTGAAGAAActagtaataataaaagaggaaggaaacaaaaagaaaaagatgAGAAAGTAAAATCTGTAGAAGATAATTTGGATGAAGAATATGATGtaggaaaaaataaaacacaagaaaagaaaaaaagaaaatatacaaGGAAAACTGGTGCGACAGCTACGACGAACACTACTACTACTACAACAACGAAGAGAGGTCGAAAAAgtaaaaaagaaaaagatgAAGATATTGAAGagaatgaaaaaaaaaatgaaattaaagatgaaaatgtaaataatataggaaaaagtgatgataatgaagaaaaagataataaagaaaataatgatgaaaatgatgaaataaaaataacagAAGAATTAAAAGATAAGGATGCTAAAGCCAGTGCCCTTACGTTAGAAATATTAGGTGATATACCTGATGCTGATATGAAACCTCctgaaaatattttatttgtatgtAAATTAAACCCAGTTACTGAGGAAGAAgatttgaaaataattttttcaagatttggaaatataaaatcatgtaaaattattaaagATAAAGTTACCAATAATTCATTACAATATGGATTTATTgaatttgaaaaaaaagaagattGTTTAAATGCATATTTTGAAATGGATAATGTTGTAATTGATGATAGAAGAATTCACGTCGATTTTTGTCAGTCCTTgtcaaaatataaaaatgaatatttaaaagataatatgAACAGCGATAATGTAAATAACAAGAAACAGAAATGGGATGAAGCAACTTgtaaaaaagaagaaaataatgaagataatattCGTGTCTTTAAATATGAATCTGATCATAATAACAAAGAACATAATAATGATCGAAATAAAAGAAGAGATTCTAAAGAAGATCTTGAGAACTTgaaatataagaaatatgataatgacaataaaagaaattatttttcgaaatataaatatgataaagataataattataataataatgatagGAAATTTTctcatcattattatagaaacagttcatataaatataagaataGTAATAACCACAATTTTATGCATTCGAAAAATCaatattatagaaaaaatctaaattattatgataataaaaataaatattataagaatGTTCATAATACAGCTATAGGAAAAAGAAACTATTCTCCTAGTGATAtgataaaaagaaataattataatcGACGTAATAGTCGATCATTGTCAACAAGAGATAGAAGAACAAGGGCTGAAGGGAATATCAAAGATTATGatagatataaaaaaaaagaacatGAACACAAAAATACTCAAGAACATATGAATAATGATCAAAAGAAAcaaaatgatgatgaaaTAAGTAATTACGAGAACAAAACAAATGATGAACATAAAACAAATGAAGAATCATATAAAAGAAGTATAGAAGGCTCCCAAAAAAGTGATAAccttaaaaataataaagttTCCAAATCTGCAAGTAAATCTTATGATAAACCTGAACTATATGACGTTGattataatgatgatatatctgattatgaaaaagagaaaaacacaagaaatgaaaaaggAAGTCAAAGTAATTCaacatttaaaatatcaaGTAGGAGAAGTAATAGAAGAGCATCACAGAACTCAtctattaataataaagaagaaCATGAAAGCTACACCAAGAAAGAAAGCAACAAATACTATGagaacaaaaaaagaaaatataacGATTATGACAAGAAAGATAACAGCAATTATAAATATCCGGTTAAGGATTATGATAATGATAGAAAAGGGAAATATCCATCGTTTGCTGATGAAGAtagaaattataaaagaagaaattaTGAAGATAAATATGCAGATAAATATAGAGATAAATTTCCAGATAAATATAGAGATAAATTTTCAGATAAATattacaataataataatatgagAAAGTAtagtaaatataatgatgGTTATGTAGGAgataacaaaaaatttaGTAAAAGAGAAGatcattttaattattatgatgaaaagaataaatataataaacatgatttatatgataaagaatattataaaaaaagaaaattcACCAACTACAAtacttataataataatgataattatcataataaagATTTCAAATCATATagagaagaaaaaaaaaacacaaaCTATCATGGAAcagatgataataaaaattatcatcataCAGATGATTTCCACAAATCATATAAACATAAAGATAGCaaaataaatgatgatcatataaatatatcatcCAAATATCCTCCTAATAATGATTATAGAAAACCTTATGATAATGTAAAGGATAAAATGCCTTATTATTCTAAACATAATAGAATGTCACAAAAACAAGATGATTATAAATATGcagataattataaaagtaaatataacaataaatCATATGAAGATAGAAGGTTAACGAATCATAGAGATAGATCGTTGGACCAAGAAAAAgattataaatattcaagaaataataaggatgataattatcataatttaaataaaaaagataaaagaagaaatcATTCTAAATCCTTCTCAGAGTCAAGGTATGATTATtctaataaatataatgatagaaaaaaaagttataagaatgataaatatgaaaaaaaagtaaaaacaaataataaaaatcatGATTCTCCAAATGAACGTAATTCAATTAGTATTTCCAAAGATTcatatacaaataataaaaaaaaaaattcatatacCTTAAAAACTGAATCAGTAAAATCTTTTGTTTCACGtgaataa
- a CDS encoding putative ubiquitin-conjugating enzyme, whose product MSNLAKKRLIRDFRKLQSDSPFGVSGSPIGNDIMKWRAVIFGPADTPWEGGTFHLELLFGNEYPNRPPKVKFLTKMFHPNIYMDGNICIDILQKHWSPIYDISAILTSIQSLLSDPNPNSPANQEAALLFVENRIEYNRRIKNCVKESFNFIE is encoded by the exons ATGTCCAATTTAGCCAAGAAAAGGTTAATTCGGGATTTCAGAAAACTGCAAAGTGATTCCCCATTTGGTGTTAGTGGATCACCAATAGGAAATGATATTATGAAATGGAGGGCTGTCATTTTTGGCCCCGCTGATACTCCATGGGAAGGTG GTACTTTTCACTTGGAACTTTTATTTGGTAATGAATACCCCAACAGACCACCCAAAGTGAAATTTTTAACAAAAATGTTTCACCccaatatatatatggatggaaatatatgtattgATATTCTTCAAAAACACTGGAGTCcaatatatgatatttcAGCAATATTGACATCCATTCAATCACTTTTAAGTGACCCAAACCCTAACAGTCCAGCCAATCAAGAGGCAGCTCTTTTATTTGTTGAAAATAGAATAGAATATAATAGAAGGATAAAAAATTGTGTGAAGGaatcttttaattttatagaA
- a CDS encoding putative RNA-binding protein (U1 snRNP-like): MPKYYCEYCDIYLTHSSPVGRRQHIHGRKHISAKIEYFQNLLREEGITPQNFLGFLNNRNINNPLGNPMMNYMNTNMYMKYNPMKGYNPYSMRNSHPYRLSLPNNKYSRAGYVPPSHHKYSVNPIHNNYHQTHNNYSYPNSINTSNHINYSNNYGSNNFNNSNEFNKNMNERDNINSNNTHDNNIKTDENDSINNDNLNNTRNLSYEENHYSNDHNKKSFLNNENMKEHLEGDIS; this comes from the coding sequence atgcCAAAGTATTATTGTGAATATTGTGATATATATCTAACACACAGTTCACCTGTTGGGAGGCGTCAACATATACATGGGAGAAAACATATTAGTGCCAAGATAgaatattttcaaaatttaTTAAGAGAAGAAGGTATCACACCACAGAATTTTTTAGgatttttaaataatagaaatataaataatcCATTAGGAAATCCTATGatgaattatatgaatacaaatatgtatatgaaatataatCCAATGAAAGGTTATAATCCCTATTCTATGAGGAATTCACATCCATATCGTTTAAGTCTACctaataataaatattcaaGAGCTGGATATGTTCCACCAAGTCATCATAAATATTCTGTTAACCCAATACACAATAATTACCATCAGACACATAATAACTATTCATACCCTAATTCAATAAATACAAGTAACcatataaattattcaaataattaCGGATCCAATAATTTCAACAATTCAAatgaatttaataaaaatatgaatgaaagggataatataaatagtaataatacacacgataataatataaaaacagATGAAAATGACtctataaataatgataatcTTAATAACACAAGGAATTTATCATATGAAGAAAATCATTATTCAAATGATCATAATAAGAAAAGTTTTTTAAACAATGAAAATATGAAGGAACATTTAGAAGGTGACATATCTtga
- a CDS encoding hypothetical protein (conserved Plasmodium protein, unknown function), whose product MTRGNQREVDRIRSSKRNDRTKQNSTVKDASKNLNVVCKLCRHSFMCTVNQSILKEHHEKKHSKNAYEDCFS is encoded by the coding sequence atgacaCGAGGAAATCAAAGAGAAGTTGATAGAATTAGGTCATCCAAAAGAAATGACAGAACGAAACAAAACAGTACCGTTAAAGACGCTTCAAAAAATTTGAATGTTGTTTGTAAATTATGTAGACATTCTTTTATGTGTACAGTTAATCAATCTATTTTGAAAGAACACCATGAAAAGAAACATTCGAAGAATGCTTATGAGGATTGTTTTTcatga